In Streptomyces hawaiiensis, one genomic interval encodes:
- a CDS encoding bifunctional metallophosphatase/5'-nucleotidase, whose protein sequence is MPATSPAHPERRRRRTNRFVALAAGVVTVGALAAAALPGAATAGEDHRKGGHWPGRYQDVQLLSFNDLHGNLEPPAGSSGRVTEHQHDGTTKTIDAGGVEYLATHLRQARKGEKYSVTAAGGDMVGASPLISGLFHDEPTIEALNKLDLDVTSVGNHEFDEGAKELARLQNGGCHPKDGCYADKRFKGADFPYLAANVLDEKTKKPILKPYWVWKKNGVKVGFIGVTLEGTPDIVSAEGVKGLSFKDEVETIDKYAKVLRKQGVKSIVALIHEGGFPASTSYNYDCDSPGAGDGISGPIVDIAKNVTPQVDALVTGHTHNAYVCSIADPAGKPRMVTSAASFGRLYTDTTLTYDRKTGDIARTAVKSANRVVTRDVPKAPDMTELISKWNTLAAPIGNKPIGYISGDIGNTGTESPLGDLIADAQLAHGKQLDPETDLALMNPGGIRAPLTHTAKAGEGDGVVTYAEGFTVQPFANTVNLQDFTGAQLIQVLKEQVSGPNAAAPKVLQVSSGLTYTLDLTQSGADRVVTDSIRLNGAAIDPAATYRVATNSFLAGGGDGFPTLGQGTNDVVGADDLTALEQYLTANSSATAPIAPPKADRITIVK, encoded by the coding sequence ATGCCAGCCACTTCACCGGCGCATCCGGAGCGCCGGAGACGTCGTACGAACCGTTTCGTCGCTCTCGCCGCCGGTGTGGTCACCGTCGGCGCGCTGGCCGCCGCGGCCCTGCCGGGGGCGGCGACCGCCGGGGAGGACCACCGCAAGGGCGGGCACTGGCCCGGCCGCTACCAGGACGTGCAGCTGCTGTCCTTCAACGACCTGCACGGCAACCTGGAGCCGCCGGCGGGCTCGTCCGGCCGGGTCACCGAGCACCAGCACGACGGCACGACGAAGACCATCGACGCGGGTGGCGTCGAGTACCTCGCCACGCATCTGCGGCAGGCCCGCAAGGGCGAGAAGTACTCCGTCACCGCGGCCGGCGGTGACATGGTCGGCGCCTCCCCGCTGATCTCCGGGCTGTTCCACGACGAGCCGACCATCGAGGCGCTGAACAAGCTCGACCTCGACGTCACCTCGGTCGGCAACCACGAGTTCGACGAGGGCGCCAAGGAGCTGGCCCGGCTGCAGAACGGCGGCTGCCACCCGAAGGACGGCTGTTACGCGGACAAGAGGTTCAAGGGCGCAGACTTCCCCTACCTGGCGGCCAACGTCCTCGACGAGAAGACCAAGAAGCCGATCCTCAAGCCCTACTGGGTGTGGAAGAAGAACGGCGTCAAGGTCGGCTTCATCGGCGTGACCCTGGAGGGCACCCCGGACATCGTCTCCGCCGAGGGCGTCAAGGGCCTGTCCTTCAAGGACGAGGTCGAGACGATCGACAAGTACGCCAAGGTGCTCCGGAAGCAGGGCGTGAAGTCGATCGTCGCGCTCATCCACGAGGGCGGCTTCCCGGCGTCGACGTCGTACAACTACGACTGTGACTCCCCGGGCGCGGGCGACGGCATATCCGGCCCGATCGTCGACATCGCCAAGAACGTCACACCGCAGGTGGACGCGCTGGTCACCGGCCACACCCACAACGCGTACGTGTGCAGCATCGCCGACCCGGCGGGCAAGCCCCGCATGGTCACCTCGGCCGCGTCCTTCGGGCGCCTCTACACCGACACCACGCTGACCTACGACCGCAAGACCGGCGACATCGCCCGTACGGCGGTGAAGTCCGCTAACCGCGTGGTCACCCGGGACGTCCCCAAGGCGCCCGACATGACCGAGCTGATCAGCAAGTGGAACACGCTGGCCGCGCCCATCGGCAACAAGCCGATCGGCTACATCTCCGGCGACATCGGCAACACCGGCACCGAGTCCCCGCTCGGCGACCTCATCGCCGACGCCCAGCTCGCCCACGGCAAGCAGCTGGACCCGGAGACCGACCTGGCGCTGATGAACCCGGGCGGTATCCGCGCACCCCTGACCCACACGGCCAAGGCCGGTGAGGGCGACGGTGTCGTCACCTACGCCGAGGGCTTCACGGTCCAGCCGTTCGCCAACACCGTGAACCTCCAGGACTTCACGGGCGCCCAGCTGATCCAGGTGCTCAAGGAGCAGGTGTCCGGCCCGAACGCGGCGGCCCCCAAGGTCCTCCAGGTCTCGTCCGGCCTGACCTACACGCTGGACCTCACCCAGTCCGGTGCCGACCGCGTGGTCACGGACAGCATCAGGCTGAACGGCGCGGCCATCGACCCGGCCGCCACCTACCGCGTCGCGACGAACAGCTTCCTCGCGGGCGGCGGCGACGGCTTCCCGACCCTCGGACAGGGCACGAACGACGTCGTCGGCGCCGACGACCTGACCGCGCTGGAGCAGTACCTGACGGCCAACTCCTCGGCCACTGCCCCGATCGCCCCGCCGAAGGCGGACCGCATCACGATCGTGAAGTAG
- the mshD gene encoding mycothiol synthase yields MTSDDTVRPGRPRSIETLAALSAEQTEAVFGLLDEAARTDGQQAVSEQGRLQLQHFRASRSDSVEGGGGRRAGREREGVSHLLLTAGGELVGYAQLEDTDPVEPPAAELVVHPGHRGHGHGRALGSALLAASGKRLRVWAHGGHSAARHLAQVLGLTLFRELRQMRRPLTGFDAPDPVLPEGVTVRPFVPGKDDAAWLAVNAAAFAHHPEQGSLTQRDLDDRKAEPWFDPEGFFLAFRGDELVGFHWTKVHAEEGLGEVYVLGVGPGAQGGGLGKSLTTIGLRHLAGQGLPTAMLYVDADNKAAVSVYERLGFVTHEVDLMYRTET; encoded by the coding sequence ATGACCAGCGACGACACCGTACGGCCCGGACGCCCCCGCTCGATCGAGACCCTTGCCGCGCTCTCCGCGGAGCAGACCGAGGCCGTGTTCGGGCTGCTCGACGAGGCGGCCCGGACCGACGGGCAGCAGGCGGTGTCCGAACAGGGCCGGTTGCAGCTGCAGCACTTCAGGGCGTCGCGAAGCGACTCCGTCGAGGGTGGTGGTGGGAGACGGGCGGGCCGAGAGCGGGAGGGCGTGTCCCATCTGCTGCTCACCGCCGGCGGGGAACTTGTCGGTTATGCCCAGCTGGAGGACACGGACCCGGTGGAGCCGCCGGCCGCCGAGCTGGTCGTGCACCCCGGGCATCGCGGGCACGGGCACGGACGGGCGCTCGGCTCGGCGCTGCTGGCCGCGTCGGGGAAGCGGCTGCGGGTGTGGGCGCACGGCGGACACTCCGCCGCCCGGCATCTCGCGCAGGTCCTGGGCCTGACGCTGTTCCGTGAACTGCGCCAGATGCGGCGGCCGTTGACCGGCTTCGACGCGCCCGACCCGGTGCTCCCCGAGGGCGTCACGGTCCGCCCCTTCGTCCCCGGCAAGGACGACGCGGCCTGGCTCGCGGTGAACGCCGCCGCCTTCGCCCACCACCCCGAGCAGGGTTCCCTCACCCAGCGCGACCTCGACGACCGCAAGGCCGAGCCGTGGTTCGACCCCGAGGGGTTCTTCCTCGCCTTCCGCGGCGACGAACTCGTGGGCTTCCACTGGACCAAGGTCCACGCCGAGGAGGGCCTCGGCGAGGTGTACGTGCTCGGCGTCGGCCCCGGCGCGCAGGGCGGCGGCCTCGGCAAGTCCCTGACCACGATCGGGCTGCGCCATCTGGCGGGGCAGGGGCTGCCGACGGCGATGCTGTACGTCGACGCCGACAACAAGGCGGCGGTGTCGGTGTACGAGCGGCTGGGGTTCGTCACGCACGAGGTGGATCTCATGTACCGGACGGAGACCTGA
- a CDS encoding GNAT family N-acetyltransferase, protein MRDLRVRPAAEGDLAALVRLRDDAARWMPAHGITGQWRPGELDEDHFRRVMARGEVWLAEADGRPAGAWELWWEDEDAWGPQPPVAGYVHRLMVDRTATAPGTGRLLLTAAEDRVARAGRTRVRLDCLATNTRLNAYYQDAGYHVVGVKEGKPQPGGPAKSFTLMEKRLG, encoded by the coding sequence GTGCGTGATCTGCGCGTTCGTCCCGCCGCCGAGGGCGATCTGGCCGCCCTGGTCCGCCTGCGTGACGACGCCGCCCGCTGGATGCCGGCCCACGGCATCACCGGGCAGTGGCGGCCGGGGGAGCTGGACGAGGACCACTTCCGCCGGGTCATGGCGCGCGGCGAGGTCTGGCTGGCGGAGGCCGACGGGCGTCCGGCCGGTGCCTGGGAGCTGTGGTGGGAGGACGAGGACGCCTGGGGCCCGCAGCCGCCCGTGGCCGGATACGTGCACCGGCTGATGGTGGACCGGACCGCCACCGCGCCCGGTACGGGGCGGCTGCTGCTGACGGCCGCGGAAGACCGCGTGGCCCGGGCGGGGCGGACTCGCGTGCGCCTGGACTGCCTGGCGACGAACACCCGGCTCAACGCCTACTACCAGGATGCCGGTTACCACGTCGTGGGCGTCAAGGAGGGCAAGCCGCAGCCGGGCGGGCCGGCCAAGTCCTTCACTCTGATGGAGAAGCGGCTCGGGTAG
- a CDS encoding LysR family transcriptional regulator, with translation MDLKAVRAFVAIADSGQFQKAAVDLALTQQAVSKRIAALEKDLGVRLLVRTPRGAELTIDGQALLPHARVVLQAEERAMAAVRPGDRVLRVDVVGRRAATGGLVQHFHRAHPEIALDVVTLFDVETAVTAVRDGAVDATFRAVTMPGQRLPDGITATPVLDEPLHLCVGPGHPFARAESVAPAQLAGHRIWMPGNVPGTEWHAYYEELAAEFGPVIDTIGPNFGLEALLGTIAGSPTVATFLSERTPHVWPVGHDLRLVPLRDPVPVYPHFLLWRTDNSHPGLTALRDYLVATRPRPPEGELWRPSWARLPPTRAASPSE, from the coding sequence GTGGACCTCAAAGCCGTACGGGCCTTCGTCGCGATCGCCGACTCCGGGCAGTTCCAGAAGGCCGCCGTGGATCTGGCCCTCACCCAGCAGGCCGTGTCCAAGCGGATCGCCGCGCTGGAGAAGGACCTCGGGGTGCGGCTGCTGGTCCGTACGCCGCGAGGGGCGGAGCTCACCATCGACGGGCAGGCCCTGCTGCCGCACGCCCGGGTCGTGCTCCAGGCGGAGGAGCGGGCGATGGCCGCCGTGCGGCCCGGGGACCGGGTGCTGCGGGTGGACGTGGTCGGACGCCGGGCCGCCACCGGCGGGCTGGTGCAGCACTTCCACCGGGCGCACCCGGAGATCGCGTTGGACGTCGTCACGCTGTTCGACGTGGAGACGGCCGTGACCGCCGTGCGGGACGGAGCCGTCGACGCCACCTTCCGCGCCGTCACGATGCCAGGGCAGCGGCTCCCCGACGGCATCACGGCCACCCCCGTCCTCGACGAGCCGCTGCACCTGTGCGTCGGCCCCGGCCATCCGTTCGCCCGGGCCGAATCGGTGGCGCCCGCGCAACTGGCCGGACACCGGATCTGGATGCCGGGCAACGTGCCCGGGACCGAATGGCACGCCTACTACGAGGAACTCGCCGCCGAGTTCGGGCCGGTCATCGACACCATCGGGCCCAACTTCGGCCTCGAAGCGCTCCTCGGCACGATCGCCGGCTCCCCGACCGTGGCGACCTTCCTCAGCGAACGGACCCCACACGTCTGGCCGGTCGGCCACGACCTGCGGCTCGTCCCGCTGCGGGACCCGGTCCCGGTCTATCCGCACTTTCTGCTCTGGCGCACGGACAACTCGCATCCGGGCCTGACCGCACTCCGCGACTACCTGGTGGCCACCCGGCCGCGACCACCGGAGGGCGAGCTCTGGCGGCCGTCGTGGGCGCGACTGCCGCCTACCCGAGCCGCTTCTCCATCAGAGTGA
- a CDS encoding ABC transporter — protein sequence MPRLRGELVGAVCRTLPWGLVGAAGATGLLLAALPRATGGAGQWLALPLLRMAILAFAMGLVFLLDDPARHTTATVPTPRPVRIALRVALVVPFAAAWWTVALLLVPRDLRPPVADITLEAGAAFVLAVAAAAVAVRRGDVTRPGPRLAAGLLTSAMLVQLFWPERWALLVPVRDERWAAAHDRWAVVLAGAVVLGAVCAVEPVRRRVRL from the coding sequence GTGCCTCGACTGAGGGGGGAGTTGGTCGGCGCCGTCTGCCGGACCCTGCCGTGGGGACTGGTGGGCGCGGCCGGCGCAACGGGGCTGCTGCTGGCCGCGCTGCCGCGGGCGACGGGCGGGGCCGGTCAGTGGCTCGCGCTGCCTCTGCTCCGCATGGCGATCCTGGCCTTCGCGATGGGCCTGGTGTTCCTTCTGGACGACCCGGCCCGGCACACGACGGCCACCGTGCCGACCCCGCGCCCGGTCCGTATCGCGCTGCGGGTGGCGCTCGTCGTCCCGTTCGCGGCGGCCTGGTGGACGGTGGCGCTGCTGCTGGTGCCGCGGGATCTACGGCCGCCGGTCGCCGACATCACGCTGGAGGCCGGGGCGGCCTTCGTACTGGCGGTGGCCGCCGCGGCGGTCGCGGTGCGCCGCGGCGACGTCACCAGGCCCGGGCCGCGGCTCGCGGCCGGTCTTCTGACCTCGGCGATGCTGGTCCAGCTGTTCTGGCCGGAGCGGTGGGCGCTGCTCGTGCCGGTGCGGGACGAGCGGTGGGCGGCGGCCCATGATCGATGGGCGGTGGTGCTGGCCGGCGCTGTAGTCCTCGGCGCGGTGTGTGCGGTGGAGCCAGTGCGGCGGCGGGTCCGGCTCTAG
- a CDS encoding ABC transporter permease translates to MTAVVDKPVASGERTEPGGPWAAVIALALVETRLLLTRLPVMIAFVVYGGWTVWRSGKDWDGHPALQDVDRATQGAPMLVGLAVLLCVNHAALRSRRHGTEHHFAVLVLQPWRRTVAHALSAVAAALTTGACVAAQFGREALRPGAIGRGSVSELLAGPLTVLLFGLVGLLMAGLVRSALAAPLLIVFLLFVFLFLSGMRDDWSRWLLPVVAEATSTTLPSDLIGRPAAWHALYLAGLALCAGLVAVLVAGGRKPVVVAGVAGTLAMTLVGGVAQARGDSPELVRARERASATPEQVQSCVRRDGSAYCVFPEWGPRVGDWAGVVDRVRSLAGGGAREQKIVVRQRVDARHGVSGDSALTPLERPYEVTVGTRWGGNRVPEFSAAVAGVLIAGDEKAATSICDGRMVTVMWLAVGWESDQVAALRRVRLDDSDTGSALVLQPTNGMYMTDAQTEVLRALLDRPRGEVTARVKDHWAELTAPKVTAARAAQLLGVAAPEGDDKCLD, encoded by the coding sequence ATGACCGCGGTCGTGGACAAGCCGGTCGCGTCCGGCGAGCGGACCGAGCCGGGTGGACCGTGGGCCGCCGTGATCGCCCTGGCCCTGGTCGAGACGCGCCTGCTGCTGACGAGGCTGCCGGTGATGATCGCCTTTGTCGTGTACGGCGGCTGGACCGTATGGCGCAGCGGGAAGGACTGGGACGGACATCCGGCCCTCCAGGACGTCGACCGCGCCACCCAGGGGGCGCCGATGCTCGTCGGGCTCGCGGTGCTGCTGTGCGTCAACCACGCCGCGCTGCGCTCGCGGCGGCACGGGACCGAGCATCACTTCGCGGTGCTGGTCCTCCAGCCGTGGCGGCGTACGGTCGCCCATGCGCTGTCGGCCGTCGCCGCGGCCCTGACCACCGGCGCGTGCGTCGCCGCGCAGTTCGGCCGGGAGGCGCTCAGGCCCGGCGCGATCGGGCGGGGTTCGGTGAGCGAACTGCTCGCGGGGCCGCTGACCGTGCTGCTGTTCGGGCTGGTCGGGCTGCTCATGGCAGGGCTGGTGCGGTCGGCTCTCGCCGCGCCGCTGCTGATCGTGTTCCTCCTGTTCGTGTTCCTCTTCCTCTCGGGCATGAGGGACGACTGGAGCCGGTGGCTGCTGCCGGTGGTCGCCGAGGCGACCAGCACCACCCTGCCGTCCGACCTGATCGGCCGGCCCGCCGCCTGGCACGCCCTGTACCTGGCCGGGCTGGCGCTGTGCGCGGGCCTGGTGGCGGTGCTGGTCGCCGGTGGCCGCAAGCCTGTGGTCGTGGCGGGTGTCGCCGGGACGCTGGCCATGACGCTGGTGGGCGGGGTGGCCCAGGCGCGCGGCGATTCGCCTGAACTGGTCCGGGCCCGCGAACGGGCCTCGGCCACCCCTGAGCAGGTGCAGTCCTGTGTCCGGCGGGACGGGTCGGCGTACTGCGTGTTTCCCGAGTGGGGGCCGCGGGTCGGCGACTGGGCCGGGGTGGTGGACCGGGTGCGGTCCTTGGCGGGGGGCGGCGCGCGGGAGCAGAAGATCGTCGTGCGGCAGCGGGTCGATGCCCGTCACGGCGTCTCCGGCGACAGTGCGCTGACGCCGCTGGAGCGCCCGTACGAGGTGACGGTGGGCACCCGGTGGGGCGGCAACCGCGTCCCCGAGTTCTCGGCCGCCGTGGCCGGCGTGCTGATCGCGGGCGACGAGAAGGCCGCGACCTCGATCTGCGACGGCCGCATGGTCACCGTGATGTGGCTGGCCGTGGGCTGGGAGTCCGACCAGGTGGCCGCGCTGCGCCGCGTCCGGCTCGACGACAGCGACACCGGCTCGGCCCTCGTGCTCCAGCCGACGAACGGGATGTACATGACCGACGCCCAGACGGAGGTGCTGCGCGCGCTGCTCGATCGGCCCCGGGGCGAGGTCACCGCGCGGGTGAAGGACCACTGGGCCGAGCTGACCGCGCCGAAGGTGACGGCGGCCCGGGCGGCACAGCTGCTGGGCGTGGCCGCACCCGAGGGAGACGACAAGTGCCTCGACTGA
- a CDS encoding ABC transporter ATP-binding protein — protein sequence MTPTVSASGLSLRYGGTPALDDVSLRLTGGVTGLLGPNGAGKTTLLRVLATAMPADRGAFTVLGHDPGTARGRQEVRRRLGYLPQTPGFHPDFTAFEFVDYVAILKEMTDRGARHREVRRVLDEVGLAEVRGKRIRKLSGGMRQRVALGAALVADPGFLVLDEPTVGLDPEQRMRFRELIAGAGEGRTVLLSTHQTEDVAMLCHRVLVMAGGRVRFEGTPAELTARAAGRVWSSTERDPGAKAGWRTGTGTFRNVGDPPPGAELLEPTLEDGYLLTLDGAGTEVAA from the coding sequence ATGACCCCGACCGTGTCCGCCTCCGGGCTCAGCCTCCGCTACGGCGGTACCCCGGCCCTCGACGACGTGTCGCTGCGGCTGACCGGTGGCGTCACCGGGCTGCTCGGCCCCAACGGCGCCGGCAAGACCACGCTGCTGCGCGTGCTCGCCACGGCCATGCCCGCCGACCGGGGCGCCTTCACCGTGCTCGGGCACGACCCGGGCACCGCCCGCGGCCGGCAGGAGGTGCGGCGCCGGCTGGGCTATCTGCCGCAGACGCCGGGCTTCCACCCGGACTTCACCGCCTTCGAGTTCGTCGACTACGTGGCGATCCTGAAAGAGATGACCGACCGGGGGGCCCGGCACCGGGAGGTGCGGCGGGTGCTCGACGAGGTCGGCCTGGCGGAGGTGCGGGGCAAGCGGATCCGCAAGCTGTCCGGGGGAATGCGGCAGCGCGTCGCCCTGGGCGCCGCCCTGGTCGCAGACCCCGGGTTCCTGGTCCTCGACGAGCCGACCGTGGGGCTGGACCCCGAACAGCGCATGCGGTTCCGCGAGTTGATCGCCGGAGCCGGAGAAGGGCGGACCGTGCTGCTGTCCACCCACCAGACGGAGGACGTGGCGATGCTCTGCCACCGCGTGCTGGTCATGGCCGGTGGCCGGGTGCGGTTCGAGGGCACTCCGGCCGAACTGACCGCGCGGGCCGCGGGGCGCGTGTGGAGCAGCACCGAACGGGACCCGGGCGCGAAGGCGGGCTGGCGCACGGGGACCGGGACCTTCCGGAACGTGGGGGACCCGCCGCCCGGCGCCGAGCTGCTCGAACCCACCCTGGAGGACGGCTACCTGCTCACGCTCGACGGGGCCGGAACGGAGGTGGCGGCATGA
- a CDS encoding zf-HC2 domain-containing protein translates to MSWHVSEEDLRAYALGELEAPALWSADAHLTSCARCRGVLAEVGDPVALDAGWDRLDAELDAPRTGLLEGLLVRAGVAGHTARLLAATPVLRRSWLGAVVAVLLLSVAAGHSVRSGEFPTLFLALAPLLPLAGVALSYGPALDPTYEMAVVAPMHGFRLLMIRTVAVLAVVLALNGLATLALPAYGLRALAWLLPGLALTATGLTLMPRLGPVLAPCLVGGAWVGLLLTADVLRAGADTPLAPFTVAGQGVAATVAALAAGLLFLLRDRFDLFQGRAV, encoded by the coding sequence ATGAGCTGGCACGTGTCCGAAGAGGATCTGCGCGCCTACGCGCTGGGGGAGTTGGAAGCTCCCGCGCTCTGGTCCGCCGACGCGCATCTGACCTCGTGCGCCCGGTGCCGCGGGGTGCTGGCCGAGGTCGGTGACCCGGTCGCTCTGGACGCCGGGTGGGACCGGCTCGACGCCGAGCTGGACGCGCCCCGCACGGGACTCCTGGAGGGGCTGCTCGTGCGGGCCGGGGTGGCCGGGCACACCGCGCGGCTGCTGGCGGCGACGCCGGTGCTGCGGCGGTCCTGGCTGGGAGCCGTCGTCGCCGTGCTGCTCCTGAGCGTGGCGGCCGGGCATTCCGTACGGAGCGGGGAGTTCCCCACGCTGTTCCTTGCCCTCGCGCCGCTGCTGCCGCTGGCGGGGGTGGCGCTGTCGTACGGGCCCGCGCTGGATCCGACGTACGAGATGGCCGTCGTCGCGCCGATGCACGGGTTCCGGCTGCTGATGATCCGGACGGTGGCCGTGCTGGCCGTCGTGCTCGCGCTGAACGGGCTGGCGACCCTCGCGCTGCCCGCCTACGGGCTGCGGGCGCTGGCCTGGCTGCTGCCCGGGCTGGCGCTGACCGCGACCGGGCTCACGCTGATGCCCCGGCTCGGGCCGGTGCTCGCGCCGTGCCTGGTGGGCGGGGCATGGGTCGGGCTGCTGCTGACGGCCGATGTGCTGCGGGCCGGGGCGGACACGCCGCTCGCGCCGTTCACCGTGGCCGGGCAGGGCGTGGCGGCGACGGTCGCCGCGCTCGCCGCCGGGCTGCTCTTCCTGCTTCGTGACCGATTCGACCTCTTCCAGGGACGTGCCGTATGA
- a CDS encoding RNA polymerase sigma factor has protein sequence MSDTRSDGELLRAIAADADRRAFEELYRRYAPWLRARLRGRCADLGVVDDVVQETFLAVWRGKARHREEAGSADAAGWLWRIGSRRLVDALRGDGARGRLRQALARLRHRDEVSAEERVLAGVEHGDLAGALVRLSPELRAVLQATVVDGLTTREAAVLLGIPPGTVKTRAMRARKQLREALA, from the coding sequence GTGAGCGATACGAGAAGCGACGGGGAGCTGCTGCGGGCCATAGCCGCGGACGCCGACCGGCGTGCCTTCGAGGAGCTGTACCGGCGCTACGCGCCCTGGCTCCGGGCCCGGTTGCGGGGGCGGTGCGCCGACCTCGGGGTCGTCGACGACGTCGTGCAGGAGACATTCCTCGCGGTGTGGCGGGGCAAGGCCCGCCACCGGGAGGAGGCCGGTTCCGCGGACGCGGCCGGATGGCTGTGGCGCATCGGGTCGCGGCGGCTGGTGGACGCGCTGCGCGGCGACGGGGCGCGGGGGCGGCTGCGGCAGGCCCTGGCGCGGCTGCGGCACCGGGACGAGGTGTCGGCGGAGGAACGCGTGCTCGCGGGGGTGGAGCACGGGGACCTCGCCGGGGCGCTGGTCCGGCTGTCGCCGGAGCTGCGGGCGGTCCTGCAGGCGACCGTCGTCGACGGACTGACCACCCGTGAGGCGGCCGTACTGCTGGGGATACCGCCCGGGACGGTCAAGACGCGGGCGATGCGGGCCCGCAAGCAGCTGCGGGAGGCGTTGGCATGA
- a CDS encoding GntR family transcriptional regulator: MVEYRIDRRSGVATYVQIVQQTKQALRLGLLEPGDKLPTAREVVEATAINPNTVLKAYRELEREGLVEARRGLGTFVRKSLSTAPADSPLRAELDAWAVRARETGLEREDVAALFTSVLDAHFADFKGDA, from the coding sequence GTGGTCGAGTACCGCATCGACCGGCGCAGCGGCGTGGCCACCTACGTCCAGATCGTCCAGCAGACCAAACAGGCCCTGCGTCTGGGCCTGCTGGAGCCGGGCGACAAGCTCCCCACGGCCCGCGAGGTCGTGGAGGCCACCGCCATCAACCCGAACACGGTCCTCAAGGCCTACCGGGAGCTGGAGCGCGAGGGCCTGGTCGAGGCCCGCCGCGGACTGGGCACGTTCGTCCGCAAGTCCCTGAGCACCGCCCCCGCCGACTCCCCGCTCCGCGCGGAGCTGGACGCCTGGGCGGTCCGGGCACGCGAGACCGGCCTGGAGCGCGAGGACGTCGCCGCCCTCTTCACTTCCGTACTCGACGCGCACTTCGCAGACTTCAAGGGGGACGCATGA
- a CDS encoding ABC transporter ATP-binding protein, which yields MTDTAIEAAALGRRFGRRRGPALDGCAFRLPAGRVCAVTGPNGAGKSTLLALAAGLLRPTEGTITVLGTTPAAARERLAYVAQNKPLHPQLTIAGTLRLGRDLNPRRWDARAAERIVAEGGLDPDTKIRALSGGQRTRVALALALGKRPELLLLDEPMADLDPLARHQLMATLMADAADHGTTVVMSSHVVAELEGSCDHLLLLGSGRVRLAGPLDDLLAAHTLVTGRAGDALDPHTVVESRTTGRQLTALVRPAGPLGDGFQVDHPSLEEVVLAHLRSPDAPPLLLDAREAAV from the coding sequence ATGACCGACACCGCCATCGAGGCGGCGGCGCTGGGCAGGAGGTTCGGGCGACGCCGCGGGCCCGCGCTGGACGGCTGCGCCTTCCGGCTCCCCGCGGGCCGCGTCTGCGCCGTCACCGGCCCGAACGGCGCCGGCAAGTCCACCCTGCTCGCCCTGGCGGCCGGGCTGCTCCGCCCCACCGAGGGCACCATCACCGTGCTCGGCACAACCCCGGCCGCGGCCCGCGAGCGCCTCGCCTACGTCGCGCAGAACAAGCCCCTGCACCCGCAGCTCACCATCGCCGGCACCCTGCGACTGGGCCGCGACCTCAACCCCCGCCGCTGGGACGCCCGGGCCGCCGAACGGATCGTCGCGGAGGGCGGCCTCGACCCGGACACGAAGATCCGCGCGCTCTCCGGTGGCCAGCGCACCCGCGTCGCGCTCGCCCTCGCCCTCGGCAAGCGCCCCGAACTGCTGCTCCTGGACGAGCCCATGGCCGACCTCGACCCGCTCGCGCGGCACCAGCTGATGGCCACGCTCATGGCCGACGCCGCCGACCACGGCACCACGGTTGTCATGTCCTCGCACGTCGTCGCGGAACTGGAGGGCTCCTGCGACCACCTGCTGCTGCTCGGCTCGGGCCGCGTCCGCCTCGCCGGGCCGCTGGACGACCTGCTCGCCGCACACACCCTGGTCACGGGCCGGGCGGGCGACGCCCTCGACCCGCACACCGTGGTCGAGTCCCGCACCACCGGCCGCCAGCTGACCGCCCTGGTCCGGCCCGCCGGCCCCCTCGGCGACGGGTTCCAGGTCGACCACCCGTCCCTGGAGGAAGTCGTCCTCGCGCATCTGCGCTCCCCCGACGCCCCGCCGCTCCTGCTCGACGCGCGGGAGGCCGCCGTATGA